The Penaeus monodon isolate SGIC_2016 chromosome 13, NSTDA_Pmon_1, whole genome shotgun sequence genome contains a region encoding:
- the LOC119580131 gene encoding protein still life, isoform SIF type 1-like — MGNKLSCSCAPLIKKTGYRYEDSPWNPARRRDGHLLRLWAEVFHVSSSGAGTVKWQQVSEDLVPVNITCIQDTPECVFHITAYNSQVDKILDVRLIQPGTRIGQASECFVYWKDPATNDTWGLNFTSPIDAKQFRECCVSIVAPAFADF, encoded by the exons ATGGGGAACAAATTGTCTTGTTCGTGCGCCCCGCTCATCAAGAAGACGGGGTACCGCTATGAGGACTCACCTTGGAACCCGGCCCGCAGACGCGACGGCCACCTGCTCAG GCTCTGGGCGGAGGTGTTCCACGTATCATCGTCAGGAGCCGGAACGGTCAAGTGGCAGCAAGTGTCCGAGGATCTGGTGCCGGTCAACATCACGTGCATCCAGGACACCCCCGAGTGCGTCTTCCATATCACCGCCTACAACTCCCAGGTCGATAAGATCCTCGATGTGCGGCTAATTCAACCAG GCACGCGGATTGGCCAGGCGTCGGAGTGCTTCGTGTATTGGAAGGACCCGGCCACCAACGACACCTGGGGCCTCAACTTCACCTCGCCCATAGACGCCAAGCAGTTCAGAGAATGTTGCGTGAGTATAGTGGCTCCCGCATTTgctgatttttag